Proteins encoded together in one Mobula birostris isolate sMobBir1 chromosome 7, sMobBir1.hap1, whole genome shotgun sequence window:
- the LOC140200646 gene encoding cholecystokinin receptor-like isoform X2, producing MEDNASRFLRSLCVNQSELMDGSCTESRRGETRPGRRELEYSIRILLYSVIFLLSVFGNAMVILVLVVNKRLRTVTNSFLLSLALSDLMVSVVCMPFTLIPNLLGNFIFGPSMCKLTAYFMGISVSVSTFSLVAIAIERYSAICNPLKARLWQTRSHAYRVIAVTWLLSVVIMTPYPIYNRLKPFQRADNSTAHICTLNWPSEAVHRAWYVFLLLVLFFLPGVVMVVAYGLISCELYRGIRFEMNQREEAKAANGSSTWLGRSEEEGDGCYVQLGKRRASVEMSLQAHSASARVDRVRCTSSEAKLEGKKRVIRMLMVIVAMFFICWLPIYSVNTWRAFDRATAVRLLSGPPISFIHLLSYTSACVNPLVYCFMNRRFRQAFLSTLGRCLAPLRTLRAPEDEPGTTGTSLSKFSYTTVSTVGAL from the exons ATGGAAGACAACGCGAGCCGATTCCTGCGGAGTCTGTGTGTGAATCAGTCGGAGCTGATGGATGGATCGTGCACGGAATCGCGGAGAGGAGAGACTCGCCCGGGGAGGAGAG AGCTGGAATATTCCATCCGCATCCTGCTCTACTCTGTCATattcctgctgagtgttttcgGGAACGCCATGGTGATCCTGGTGTTAGTGGTGAACAAACGTCTGCGGACGGTGACGAACTCCTTCCTGCTGTCGCTGGCCCTCAGTGACCTGATGGTGTCAGTTGTCTGTATGCCCTTCACACTGATCCCCAACCTGCTGGGCAACTTCATCTTCGGGCCCTCCATGTGCAAGCTCACCGCCTACTTCATGG GAATCTCGGTCAGTGTGTCCACCTTCAGCCTGGTAGCCATCGCCATCGAACGCTACAGTGCGATCTGTAACCCGCTAAAAGCCAGACTGTGGCAGACTCGCTCCCATGCCTACAGGGTCATTGCAGTAACCTGGCTGCTGTCCGTCGTTATCATGACCCCTTACCCCATCTACAACCGGTTGAAACCTTTCCAACGGGCGGACAACTCCACTGCACACATCTGCACGCTCAACTGGCCCAGCGAAGCTGTGCATCGTGCCTG GTATGTCTTCCTCCTCCTGGTCCTGTTCTTCTTGCCGGGAGTGGTGATGGTCGTGGCCTATGGACTGATTTCATGTGAGCTCTACAGGGGAATCCGTTTCGAAATGAACCAGAGGGAGGAGGCAAAGG CGGCGAATGGCAGCAGCACCTGGTTGGGCCGCTCGGAGGAGGAAGGCGATGGCTGCTACGTGCAGCTCGGCAAGCGGCGGGCCTCGGTGGAGATGTCACTGCAGGCACACAGCGCCTCGGCTCGAGTGGACCGCGTCCGCTGCACCAGCTCCGAGGCCAAGCTGGAGGGCAAGAAGCGGGTGATCCGGATGCTGATGGTGATCGTGGCCATGTTCTTCATCTGCTGGCTGCCCATCTACAGCGTCAACACGTGGCGGGCCTTCGACCGGGCCACCGCCGTCCGTCTGCTGTCCGGCCCGCCCATCTCCTTCATCCACCTGCTCTCCTACACCTCGGCCTGCGTCAACCCCCTTGTCTACTGCTTCATGAATCGCCGTTTCCGCCAGGCCTTCCTCTCCACCCTCGGCCGCTGCCTCGCCCCCCTCCGTACTCTCCGGGCACCCGAGGACGAGCCCGGCACCACAGGCACCTCCCTTTCCAAGTTCAGCTACACGACCGTCAGCACTGTGGGGGCCCTGTGA
- the LOC140200646 gene encoding cholecystokinin receptor-like isoform X1, protein MEDNASRFLRSLCVNQSELMDGSCTESRRGETRPGRRELEYSIRILLYSVIFLLSVFGNAMVILVLVVNKRLRTVTNSFLLSLALSDLMVSVVCMPFTLIPNLLGNFIFGPSMCKLTAYFMGISVSVSTFSLVAIAIERYSAICNPLKARLWQTRSHAYRVIAVTWLLSVVIMTPYPIYNRLKPFQRADNSTAHICTLNWPSEAVHRAWYVFLLLVLFFLPGVVMVVAYGLISCELYRGIRFEMNQREEAKAAANGSSTWLGRSEEEGDGCYVQLGKRRASVEMSLQAHSASARVDRVRCTSSEAKLEGKKRVIRMLMVIVAMFFICWLPIYSVNTWRAFDRATAVRLLSGPPISFIHLLSYTSACVNPLVYCFMNRRFRQAFLSTLGRCLAPLRTLRAPEDEPGTTGTSLSKFSYTTVSTVGAL, encoded by the exons ATGGAAGACAACGCGAGCCGATTCCTGCGGAGTCTGTGTGTGAATCAGTCGGAGCTGATGGATGGATCGTGCACGGAATCGCGGAGAGGAGAGACTCGCCCGGGGAGGAGAG AGCTGGAATATTCCATCCGCATCCTGCTCTACTCTGTCATattcctgctgagtgttttcgGGAACGCCATGGTGATCCTGGTGTTAGTGGTGAACAAACGTCTGCGGACGGTGACGAACTCCTTCCTGCTGTCGCTGGCCCTCAGTGACCTGATGGTGTCAGTTGTCTGTATGCCCTTCACACTGATCCCCAACCTGCTGGGCAACTTCATCTTCGGGCCCTCCATGTGCAAGCTCACCGCCTACTTCATGG GAATCTCGGTCAGTGTGTCCACCTTCAGCCTGGTAGCCATCGCCATCGAACGCTACAGTGCGATCTGTAACCCGCTAAAAGCCAGACTGTGGCAGACTCGCTCCCATGCCTACAGGGTCATTGCAGTAACCTGGCTGCTGTCCGTCGTTATCATGACCCCTTACCCCATCTACAACCGGTTGAAACCTTTCCAACGGGCGGACAACTCCACTGCACACATCTGCACGCTCAACTGGCCCAGCGAAGCTGTGCATCGTGCCTG GTATGTCTTCCTCCTCCTGGTCCTGTTCTTCTTGCCGGGAGTGGTGATGGTCGTGGCCTATGGACTGATTTCATGTGAGCTCTACAGGGGAATCCGTTTCGAAATGAACCAGAGGGAGGAGGCAAAGG CAGCGGCGAATGGCAGCAGCACCTGGTTGGGCCGCTCGGAGGAGGAAGGCGATGGCTGCTACGTGCAGCTCGGCAAGCGGCGGGCCTCGGTGGAGATGTCACTGCAGGCACACAGCGCCTCGGCTCGAGTGGACCGCGTCCGCTGCACCAGCTCCGAGGCCAAGCTGGAGGGCAAGAAGCGGGTGATCCGGATGCTGATGGTGATCGTGGCCATGTTCTTCATCTGCTGGCTGCCCATCTACAGCGTCAACACGTGGCGGGCCTTCGACCGGGCCACCGCCGTCCGTCTGCTGTCCGGCCCGCCCATCTCCTTCATCCACCTGCTCTCCTACACCTCGGCCTGCGTCAACCCCCTTGTCTACTGCTTCATGAATCGCCGTTTCCGCCAGGCCTTCCTCTCCACCCTCGGCCGCTGCCTCGCCCCCCTCCGTACTCTCCGGGCACCCGAGGACGAGCCCGGCACCACAGGCACCTCCCTTTCCAAGTTCAGCTACACGACCGTCAGCACTGTGGGGGCCCTGTGA